The Candidatus Binatus sp. DNA segment CCAGAAGCTCGATATTGAACGCGACCTGCCAATCACGGGTGGCGACTTCCTGACCGCCAAGGCTGCTGTCGTCAGGGCGCCAAATGGCGCCGTCCTCGCGGCGCTCGCTGATGTCGGGCTGGATAAGGAGATCCTCAACACACCCATTGGCGCTCTGTCCGGAGGGCAATTTCAGAGGCTCCTGGTTGCGTTCGCGCTAATCGGCAATCCAAACGTGCTGCTCCTCGACGAACCTGCCGCCGGAGTTGACGCGCCCGGCCAGGAACAGTTGAGCCGCCTGATTCGCCAGCTACAGGAAGAGCGTGGCATGACGATCCTCCTCATCTCACATGATCTGAGTGTCGTTTACCAATACGCCACAAACGTATTGTGCCTTAGCAGAACCTACAGCCGCGTTGGGCCACCCAAGACCGTGCTTACGCCCGAGGTGCTCAGCCGGATTTACGCGATGCCGATAGG contains these protein-coding regions:
- a CDS encoding metal ABC transporter ATP-binding protein, which codes for MDGRGPDGSSNALEVERLAIRFGTSEIFRDVSFSVPQASSLAVIGPNGAGKTILFRALIGSLRYEGSIRWAAGTKLGYVPQKLDIERDLPITGGDFLTAKAAVVRAPNGAVLAALADVGLDKEILNTPIGALSGGQFQRLLVAFALIGNPNVLLLDEPAAGVDAPGQEQLSRLIRQLQEERGMTILLISHDLSVVYQYATNVLCLSRTYSRVGPPKTVLTPEVLSRIYAMPIGFHVHNVP